In a genomic window of Glaciimonas sp. PCH181:
- the smpB gene encoding SsrA-binding protein SmpB, with translation MSIIDNKKAFHDYFVEERFEAGMVLHGWEVKSIRAGRAQIKEAYVTIHNGEIFLFGAHISALLSASSHVHPEAVRTRKLLLHAEEIKKLIIKVERSGYTLVPLNMHFKGGRIKCEIGLAKGKKQHDKRDTEKQRDGEREVQSAMKQHRR, from the coding sequence ATGAGTATTATTGACAACAAAAAAGCGTTCCACGATTACTTTGTCGAGGAACGTTTCGAAGCCGGCATGGTACTCCATGGCTGGGAAGTAAAATCGATCCGTGCCGGGCGCGCACAGATAAAAGAAGCCTACGTCACCATTCATAATGGTGAAATATTTCTATTCGGCGCGCATATAAGCGCGCTGTTGAGCGCATCCAGCCACGTCCATCCAGAGGCGGTGCGTACCCGTAAATTGCTGCTGCACGCCGAGGAAATCAAGAAATTGATTATCAAAGTCGAACGCTCAGGATATACGTTAGTACCACTGAACATGCACTTTAAGGGAGGGCGTATTAAATGTGAAATTGGCCTCGCCAAAGGTAAAAAACAACATGACAAGCGTGATACAGAAAAACAACGAGATGGTGAGCGGGAAGTGCAGTCTGCGATGAAGCAACACCGCCGTTAA
- a CDS encoding DUF4124 domain-containing protein codes for MTPSRIKQCFIAIATLCVLSVGSAALAQYVWLDEKGNKQYSDMPPPTSIPAKRILKMPGKFSVPSADVSSSNAESNDAQNNDKSPPTLADQNAAFKKRQDDQVAKEKKAADSAKDAASKARNCDTARAYQRTLDSGQRIAQMDKNGQRAFFDDNQRDQASRDNKRVLDECK; via the coding sequence ATGACTCCATCCCGCATTAAACAATGTTTTATCGCCATCGCTACCCTTTGTGTGCTGAGCGTCGGCAGCGCTGCTTTGGCACAATATGTCTGGCTAGATGAAAAGGGCAACAAACAATACTCTGATATGCCGCCACCCACTTCTATACCCGCCAAACGTATCCTCAAAATGCCGGGCAAATTTTCGGTGCCTAGTGCGGATGTCAGCAGCAGTAACGCCGAGAGTAATGATGCGCAAAATAATGACAAAAGCCCGCCGACCTTAGCGGACCAAAATGCTGCATTCAAGAAGCGCCAGGATGATCAGGTGGCAAAAGAAAAGAAGGCGGCTGACAGCGCCAAAGATGCGGCTAGTAAGGCCAGAAACTGCGACACAGCACGCGCCTATCAGCGCACCCTTGATTCTGGTCAACGCATAGCCCAGATGGACAAAAATGGACAACGCGCGTTTTTTGACGATAACCAACGGGATCAGGCATCGCGCGACAACAAGCGGGTATTGGATGAGTGCAAATAA
- a CDS encoding RNA methyltransferase produces MKLITSPYNSLFKELKLLATRSQARRKMGKSLLDGVHLTEAYLQHYGFPALCVASESALLHAEAAALIARCEAGGVECVVFPDAQFSIFSQVEHGVGLLFVIDTPQFSQPTTITQSAVLLDNLQDPGNLGSILRSAAAAGIKQIYCSSGTVYAWSPKVLRAGMGAHFLLQIFENVDLLALVSDTQIPVLATSSYAEKSIFQADLKAPVAWLFGHEGQGVAEDLLARSSHQVVIPHLGEMESLNVAAAAAICFFEQVRQTQLEIS; encoded by the coding sequence ATGAAACTAATTACCTCTCCATACAATTCTCTGTTTAAAGAATTGAAATTGCTCGCCACTCGCTCGCAAGCGCGACGGAAGATGGGTAAATCTTTGTTAGATGGCGTTCATTTGACCGAGGCCTATTTGCAACATTATGGATTTCCCGCATTGTGCGTTGCAAGCGAAAGTGCTTTATTGCATGCCGAGGCCGCGGCTTTGATTGCACGATGTGAGGCAGGCGGGGTTGAGTGCGTCGTTTTTCCCGACGCACAGTTTTCTATTTTTAGTCAGGTTGAGCACGGCGTTGGCCTTTTATTTGTCATCGACACGCCGCAATTTTCGCAACCGACCACCATTACACAATCCGCGGTTTTACTTGATAACCTACAAGATCCAGGTAATCTGGGTTCGATTTTGCGCAGCGCTGCTGCTGCCGGGATTAAACAAATTTATTGTTCTTCGGGAACGGTTTACGCTTGGTCGCCGAAGGTATTACGGGCCGGCATGGGTGCCCATTTCTTATTGCAGATTTTTGAGAATGTGGATCTTTTAGCACTAGTCTCCGATACGCAAATACCTGTTCTTGCAACTAGTTCTTATGCCGAAAAAAGCATATTTCAGGCCGATCTGAAAGCGCCCGTTGCTTGGTTGTTCGGTCATGAAGGGCAGGGCGTTGCTGAGGATTTATTGGCGCGGTCTAGTCACCAGGTAGTGATTCCGCATCTGGGCGAAATGGAATCGCTGAACGTTGCGGCTGCGGCCGCGATTTGTTTTTTTGAACAAGTGCGGCAAACGCAGCTTGAGATAAGTTAA
- the lpxB gene encoding lipid-A-disaccharide synthase, whose amino-acid sequence MPPISIAMVAGEASGDLLASRLLSGLRPHLPDASMYGIGGPKMAEYGFTSHWAMDKLSVNGLFEVLAHYRELKGIQIALRDRLLAEKPNIFIGVDAPDFNFGLETQLNQAGIPTVHFIGPSIWAWRGGRIKKIARSGSHMLVIFPFEEEIYRKAGIPATYVGHPLAQVIPMVPDVIAARVELALPVDATVVAIMPGSRMSELKYNTVSFVGAAKLLALRDPNIRFIAPMAGDKQRRLFIELVKEAGLGDVQIQLLDGQSHAAMAAADAVLVASGTASLEVALFKKPMVIAYKMMRATWEILRHMSYQPWIGLPNILAREFLVPELLQHAATPKALADALWSQLEDVPHQERLRERFTAMHYSLLRDTANESAQAVLKIIEQHK is encoded by the coding sequence ATGCCCCCGATTTCAATTGCCATGGTTGCCGGAGAAGCTTCCGGCGACCTGCTGGCCAGTCGCTTGCTATCGGGCTTGCGACCGCATCTGCCGGACGCATCCATGTATGGCATCGGTGGCCCGAAGATGGCTGAATACGGATTTACCAGCCATTGGGCGATGGATAAGTTATCAGTCAACGGCTTGTTTGAAGTGCTGGCGCATTATCGTGAGCTCAAAGGGATTCAAATTGCATTGCGAGATCGCTTGCTCGCTGAAAAGCCTAACATTTTTATTGGTGTTGATGCTCCTGATTTTAATTTTGGCCTGGAAACGCAGCTTAATCAGGCTGGTATTCCCACCGTCCATTTTATAGGTCCCTCTATTTGGGCCTGGCGAGGTGGGCGCATCAAGAAGATTGCGCGCTCCGGCTCGCATATGTTGGTGATATTCCCATTCGAGGAAGAAATTTATCGGAAAGCTGGCATACCGGCGACCTATGTCGGTCATCCATTGGCGCAAGTCATCCCCATGGTGCCGGATGTTATAGCGGCGCGAGTGGAGCTTGCATTACCAGTTGACGCCACTGTGGTCGCAATCATGCCCGGCAGCCGTATGTCGGAATTAAAGTACAACACGGTAAGTTTTGTGGGCGCCGCGAAATTGCTGGCGTTGCGAGACCCGAATATCCGGTTTATAGCGCCGATGGCTGGTGATAAACAACGCAGATTGTTTATCGAGCTGGTGAAAGAAGCTGGCTTAGGGGATGTTCAAATCCAATTGCTCGACGGGCAGTCACATGCTGCCATGGCCGCAGCGGATGCTGTGTTGGTTGCATCCGGTACAGCTTCGCTAGAAGTCGCACTGTTTAAAAAGCCAATGGTTATCGCATACAAAATGATGCGTGCCACTTGGGAAATATTGCGCCATATGAGTTATCAGCCATGGATCGGTCTACCGAATATTCTGGCGCGCGAGTTCTTGGTGCCAGAACTGCTGCAACACGCAGCGACGCCGAAAGCGCTTGCGGACGCTTTATGGTCTCAGTTGGAAGATGTGCCGCATCAAGAAAGATTACGTGAGCGCTTTACCGCCATGCATTACAGCTTATTGCGCGATACTGCTAATGAAAGCGCGCAAGCAGTATTAAAAATCATTGAGCAACATAAATAA
- the ppsA gene encoding phosphoenolpyruvate synthase — MGASQGAAYVAPFENLRMTDVDSVGGKNASLGEMISQLASAGVRVPGGFATTAQAFRDFLSYSANGGLSLAQRIADRLETLDIEDVRALGQAGAEIREWIVATPFQPRLEQEIQESYQRLVADSSSEMSFAVRSSATAEDLPDASFAGQQETFLNVVGIENVLEAMKHVFASLYNDRAISYRVHKGFTHAEVALSAGVQRMVRSDVGAAGVMFTLDTESGFKDVVFITSSYGLGETVVQGAVNPDEFYVHKPMLEQGKLPIIRRNIGSKLIKMEFTGEAKAGRSVRTVDVPIELRNRYSLNDAEIVELAKYATIIEKHYQRPMDIEWGKDGRDGKLYILQARPETVKSQEKPTDAQQRFRLKGSSNVLTTGRAIGQKIGAGPVRVIHDAADMERVQPGDVLVADMTDPNWEPVMKRAAAIVTNRGGRTCHAAIIARELGVPAVVGCGDATDILKDGTFVTVSCAEGDEGKIYDGLLETEVTEVARGELPKLPLKIMMNVGNPQLAFDFQSIPNGGVGLARLEFIINNNIGVHPRAILEYPNIDADLKKAVESVARGHASPKAFYVDKLAEGIATIAAAFWPKTVIVRLSDFKSNEYKKLIGGSRYEPDEENPMLGFRGAARYLSKDFAEAFEMECQAMKRVREDMGLTNVEIMVPFVRTVGQAEKVIGLLGKNGLVRGENGLRVIMMCEVPSNAILAEEFLEHFDGFSIGSNDLTQLTLGLDRDSGMELLAADFDERDPAIKALLSKVIATCLAKGKYVGICGQGPSDHPDFAEWLMKQGIESISLNPDTVIDTWQKLASAQ, encoded by the coding sequence ATGGGTGCTTCCCAGGGGGCCGCTTACGTCGCTCCTTTTGAAAATTTGCGAATGACGGATGTTGATTCCGTTGGCGGAAAAAACGCATCACTGGGTGAAATGATCAGCCAGCTTGCTTCGGCTGGTGTGCGTGTGCCGGGTGGCTTTGCTACTACAGCACAAGCTTTTCGGGATTTTTTGTCATACAGTGCAAATGGCGGCCTATCGCTGGCGCAGCGTATTGCAGATCGTCTTGAAACATTAGATATTGAAGACGTGCGGGCGTTGGGGCAAGCCGGTGCAGAAATTCGTGAGTGGATTGTTGCAACCCCATTTCAACCTCGCCTTGAGCAAGAAATTCAAGAGTCCTATCAGCGTCTGGTTGCCGATTCTTCCAGCGAGATGTCGTTTGCCGTGCGTTCTTCAGCTACTGCTGAGGATTTGCCTGATGCATCGTTTGCCGGTCAGCAAGAGACTTTCCTCAATGTTGTTGGTATCGAAAACGTACTTGAGGCAATGAAGCATGTATTTGCATCGTTGTATAACGACCGTGCGATTTCATATCGCGTGCATAAAGGTTTCACGCACGCTGAAGTTGCTCTGTCAGCAGGCGTGCAGCGCATGGTACGTTCGGATGTCGGCGCGGCGGGCGTTATGTTCACTTTGGATACTGAGTCCGGTTTCAAGGATGTTGTGTTCATCACATCAAGCTATGGCTTGGGCGAAACAGTGGTGCAGGGCGCGGTTAATCCGGATGAATTCTACGTTCATAAACCAATGCTAGAGCAAGGCAAGCTACCGATTATTCGTCGCAATATCGGTTCTAAACTGATCAAGATGGAATTCACGGGCGAAGCAAAAGCTGGTCGTTCCGTGCGTACTGTTGATGTGCCGATTGAATTGCGCAACCGCTACTCGCTGAACGATGCAGAAATCGTTGAGCTGGCAAAATACGCCACTATCATCGAGAAGCATTATCAGCGTCCGATGGATATCGAGTGGGGCAAAGATGGTCGCGACGGCAAGTTGTACATTTTGCAAGCGCGTCCAGAAACCGTAAAGTCACAAGAAAAGCCAACTGATGCGCAGCAGCGTTTCAGACTTAAAGGCAGCAGCAATGTTTTGACGACAGGTCGTGCGATCGGGCAAAAAATTGGTGCAGGTCCGGTTCGCGTGATTCATGACGCCGCCGATATGGAGCGTGTCCAACCGGGTGATGTGTTGGTTGCCGATATGACTGATCCTAATTGGGAGCCGGTTATGAAGCGCGCTGCCGCGATTGTCACCAACCGTGGTGGGCGTACCTGCCATGCGGCGATTATTGCGCGTGAGCTAGGCGTTCCGGCGGTGGTAGGTTGCGGTGATGCAACAGACATCCTTAAAGATGGCACATTCGTGACAGTTTCTTGCGCTGAAGGTGATGAAGGCAAGATCTACGACGGTCTGCTAGAAACTGAAGTGACGGAAGTTGCACGTGGCGAATTGCCAAAGCTGCCGTTGAAAATCATGATGAATGTAGGCAATCCGCAATTGGCTTTTGACTTCCAGTCGATTCCAAACGGTGGTGTTGGTTTAGCGCGTCTTGAATTCATCATCAATAACAATATCGGTGTACATCCTCGGGCGATTCTCGAATACCCCAATATCGATGCCGATCTGAAAAAAGCTGTCGAATCGGTAGCACGCGGACATGCATCGCCAAAAGCCTTTTATGTCGACAAACTAGCGGAAGGAATTGCGACTATTGCCGCAGCATTCTGGCCTAAGACAGTGATTGTCCGTTTATCCGACTTTAAATCGAATGAGTACAAAAAACTCATCGGTGGATCACGTTACGAGCCGGATGAAGAAAATCCGATGCTAGGTTTCCGTGGCGCTGCACGTTATTTGTCTAAAGATTTTGCCGAAGCATTCGAAATGGAATGTCAGGCAATGAAACGCGTACGTGAGGACATGGGCCTTACTAACGTTGAGATAATGGTGCCGTTTGTCCGAACAGTCGGTCAAGCTGAAAAAGTTATTGGTTTGCTGGGTAAAAATGGCCTTGTGCGCGGTGAAAACGGCTTGCGCGTCATCATGATGTGCGAAGTCCCATCTAACGCTATTTTGGCCGAAGAATTTTTGGAACATTTCGATGGCTTCTCCATTGGCTCCAACGATTTAACCCAATTAACCTTAGGGCTGGATCGTGATTCAGGAATGGAGTTATTGGCCGCTGATTTTGACGAACGTGACCCAGCAATTAAGGCGCTGTTGAGTAAAGTTATTGCAACTTGCCTCGCAAAAGGCAAGTACGTTGGTATTTGTGGTCAGGGACCTTCCGATCATCCTGACTTTGCTGAATGGCTGATGAAACAAGGTATTGAATCGATTTCACTTAATCCTGATACCGTTATCGATACTTGGCAGAAATTGGCCTCAGCCCAATAA
- a CDS encoding RnfH family protein has translation MTIISDAVNIDDDAEIAPPIKIQVCYGTSSRQFLRALTVPKGISLHDAIFRSGLLEEYREIDLSQCRVGIFGKLKTPATVVRDGDRIEVYRGLIADPKDARRNRAIKTASEDDKLSLDKKTR, from the coding sequence ATGACGATTATTTCCGATGCAGTTAATATTGATGATGACGCTGAAATTGCGCCACCGATCAAAATTCAGGTTTGCTACGGCACGTCATCCCGGCAATTCCTTAGGGCGCTGACCGTGCCGAAGGGTATTTCGCTGCACGATGCCATATTCCGTAGCGGGTTGCTGGAAGAATACCGCGAAATCGACCTAAGCCAGTGTCGCGTAGGTATCTTTGGCAAGCTGAAAACTCCTGCAACAGTGGTGCGCGACGGAGATCGGATAGAAGTTTATCGTGGATTGATCGCCGATCCGAAGGATGCCAGACGTAACCGCGCAATTAAAACGGCGTCAGAAGACGATAAACTGTCCCTCGACAAAAAGACACGTTGA
- a CDS encoding type II toxin-antitoxin system RatA family toxin has protein sequence MAVVHKTVLLGYSAEQMFALVERVEDYPIFLPWCGGVEVRERNGDKLIATLNIHYHGIKQSFTTENINTAPVAMKMRLVEGPFKHLDGTWTFKSLRADACKIEFDLHYEFSNKILDKLIGPVFSMIANSFVDSFCKRAETVYGNAL, from the coding sequence ATGGCAGTTGTACATAAAACGGTATTACTTGGATATAGCGCTGAACAGATGTTTGCGCTTGTCGAGCGGGTTGAAGATTACCCGATCTTCCTGCCTTGGTGCGGTGGCGTAGAGGTGCGCGAGCGCAATGGCGACAAATTGATCGCGACCCTCAACATACACTATCACGGCATCAAACAGTCATTTACCACCGAAAATATCAACACCGCGCCAGTTGCGATGAAGATGCGACTAGTGGAGGGGCCGTTCAAACATCTTGATGGTACGTGGACTTTTAAGTCGCTCCGGGCCGATGCATGCAAAATCGAATTCGATCTGCATTACGAGTTTTCTAATAAAATTCTCGATAAATTAATCGGACCGGTATTCAGTATGATCGCTAACAGTTTTGTCGACTCATTTTGTAAGCGCGCCGAAACTGTCTATGGGAATGCTCTCTGA
- a CDS encoding SPFH domain-containing protein, which yields MFGSVSLVIFFIAIVFVMKTVKVVPQQHAWVVERLGKYHATLGPGLSIVLPFIDRVAYKHILKEIPLDVPPQVCITRDNTQLQVDGVLYFQITDPMRASYGSSNYLAAITQLAQTTLRSVIGKMELDKTFEERDHINTTIVNAIDESAANWGVKVLRYEIKDLTPPKEILHAMQAQITAEREKRALIAASEGRKQEQINIATGEREASIAKSEGEKQASINRAEGQAAAILSIAQASAEAIRKTAAALQEPGGTDAANLKVAEQYVAAFSQLAKTNNSIIVPGNLGDMSGLIATAMQVVKSQGAPKKL from the coding sequence ATGTTCGGAAGCGTATCTTTAGTTATATTTTTTATCGCCATTGTTTTTGTCATGAAAACCGTCAAAGTCGTACCTCAGCAGCACGCTTGGGTAGTCGAGCGATTAGGAAAATATCACGCAACCTTAGGCCCAGGACTAAGTATCGTGTTGCCATTCATAGATCGCGTTGCTTATAAACATATTTTGAAAGAAATCCCTCTCGACGTACCTCCGCAAGTATGTATTACTCGCGACAATACGCAGTTGCAAGTTGATGGCGTTTTGTACTTCCAAATTACCGATCCGATGCGTGCTTCTTATGGTTCATCGAATTATCTGGCCGCGATTACGCAGCTGGCCCAAACAACTCTGCGCTCGGTAATCGGGAAGATGGAGTTGGATAAAACCTTTGAAGAGCGCGATCACATCAACACTACCATCGTCAACGCTATCGATGAATCGGCAGCTAACTGGGGTGTGAAAGTGTTGCGCTATGAGATCAAGGATTTGACGCCGCCAAAGGAGATTCTGCACGCGATGCAGGCACAAATTACTGCTGAGCGTGAGAAGCGTGCTTTGATTGCAGCGTCCGAAGGTCGTAAACAAGAGCAGATTAATATTGCTACCGGTGAGCGTGAAGCTTCGATTGCCAAGTCAGAGGGTGAAAAGCAGGCATCGATTAACCGTGCTGAAGGTCAGGCTGCAGCGATCCTTTCGATTGCACAAGCAAGTGCTGAGGCTATCCGTAAAACTGCGGCAGCTTTGCAAGAGCCGGGTGGTACAGATGCAGCGAATCTGAAAGTTGCTGAACAATATGTTGCCGCTTTTAGTCAGCTTGCAAAAACTAATAACTCCATTATCGTCCCAGGAAATTTGGGTGATATGAGCGGCTTGATTGCTACAGCGATGCAAGTTGTAAAATCTCAAGGTGCGCCAAAAAAGCTTTAA
- a CDS encoding pyruvate, water dikinase regulatory protein, which yields MSDAPTLPLPAANRTVFFVSDGTGITAETFGHSVLTQFELRFKQVRLPFIDTLDKAYDATRRVNEAFITDGKLPIVFSTLVKADLSKVIQQAKAIHMDLIQTFVEPLEKELGIKSSHTIGRSHNTANSEEYKNRIEAINFSLAHDDGQSNKNLADANVILVGVSRSGKTPTSLYLAMQYGIKAANYPLIPEDFEREKLPSGLVPFKQKIFGLTILPERLSEIRNERLPGSKYAALANCRYEVNEAEAMMRREGIRWMSSTTKSIEEIAATILQEIKTELEG from the coding sequence ATGTCAGATGCCCCTACACTTCCCTTGCCAGCTGCCAATCGCACTGTTTTCTTTGTTTCCGATGGCACTGGGATTACCGCTGAAACGTTCGGACATTCGGTATTGACGCAGTTTGAGCTACGCTTTAAACAAGTGCGTCTGCCGTTTATCGATACTCTGGACAAGGCGTATGACGCCACCCGCAGGGTGAATGAAGCATTTATCACGGATGGCAAATTACCAATTGTTTTTTCAACACTGGTGAAGGCTGACCTGTCCAAAGTGATTCAGCAAGCTAAAGCAATACACATGGATTTGATCCAAACCTTTGTTGAGCCACTAGAGAAAGAATTGGGAATAAAGTCATCTCATACCATCGGACGCAGCCATAACACGGCTAATTCGGAAGAGTATAAAAACAGGATTGAAGCGATTAATTTTTCGTTGGCGCATGACGATGGCCAGTCAAATAAAAATCTGGCTGATGCAAACGTTATTTTGGTGGGGGTATCGCGCTCTGGGAAAACGCCGACAAGTTTATATCTGGCAATGCAATACGGCATTAAGGCCGCAAACTATCCATTGATTCCAGAGGATTTTGAGCGCGAAAAACTACCTAGCGGCCTAGTACCATTTAAGCAAAAGATTTTTGGCCTAACGATATTGCCAGAGCGTCTTTCAGAAATTCGTAATGAACGTCTTCCTGGCAGCAAGTATGCCGCTTTGGCGAATTGCCGCTATGAGGTGAACGAGGCGGAGGCCATGATGCGGCGGGAAGGAATACGTTGGATGTCATCCACGACAAAATCGATTGAAGAAATCGCAGCAACTATTTTGCAGGAAATCAAAACAGAGCTGGAAGGATAG
- the guaB gene encoding IMP dehydrogenase has product MRLVENALTFDDVLLVPAYSDVLPKDTTLKTRLTRNIALNIPLLSAAMDTVTEARLAIAMAQEGGIGIIHKNLTAQEQAREVAKVKRFESGVVRDPITIPPTMLIRDVIALSEQHGISGFPVVEGKSLIGVITNRDLRFEEELDAQVRAKMTPRERLVYVKDGADLSEAKRLMNKHRLERVMVVNDAFELRGLITVKDIQKSTTHPLASKDDQGKLRVGAAVGVGVDNEERIALLVKAGVDVIVVDTAHGHSKGVLDRVKWVKQNFPGVDVIGGNIATAAAALALVEHGADGVKVGIGPGSICTTRIVAGVGVPQISAIANVAAALKGTGVPVIADGGVRFSGDIAKALAAGASTVMMGSMFAGTEEAPGEVILFQGRSYKSYRGMGSLGAMSDGSADRYFQDSASKADKFVPEGIEGRVPYKGSVLTILYQMIGGVRSSMGYCGCATIEDLQSKAEFVQITSAGMRESHVHDVQITKEAPNYRTE; this is encoded by the coding sequence ATGCGTCTAGTTGAAAATGCACTCACATTCGATGATGTGCTGTTAGTTCCGGCTTATTCGGACGTACTCCCCAAAGATACCACTCTCAAGACACGCTTGACGCGCAACATCGCGTTGAACATCCCGCTATTGTCGGCTGCGATGGATACCGTGACTGAAGCTCGTTTGGCCATTGCCATGGCGCAGGAAGGTGGCATTGGCATCATTCACAAAAACTTGACTGCGCAAGAACAGGCGCGCGAAGTTGCCAAGGTCAAGCGTTTTGAGTCTGGCGTAGTGCGTGATCCGATCACCATTCCGCCAACAATGCTTATTCGTGATGTGATTGCGTTGTCAGAACAGCACGGTATTAGTGGCTTCCCCGTCGTCGAAGGCAAAAGTCTGATTGGTGTCATCACCAATCGTGATTTACGTTTCGAGGAAGAATTGGATGCCCAAGTCCGTGCCAAAATGACGCCGCGCGAACGTTTGGTATACGTTAAAGACGGTGCTGATTTAAGCGAAGCTAAACGCTTGATGAACAAGCATCGCCTAGAGCGCGTAATGGTGGTTAACGACGCATTTGAGCTGCGTGGTCTGATCACTGTTAAAGATATTCAAAAATCCACTACCCATCCGTTGGCATCGAAAGATGATCAAGGCAAGTTACGCGTTGGTGCTGCTGTTGGTGTCGGTGTAGACAATGAAGAACGCATCGCTTTACTGGTCAAGGCCGGTGTTGACGTTATCGTTGTAGACACTGCGCACGGTCACTCCAAAGGTGTGCTGGATCGTGTCAAATGGGTCAAGCAAAACTTTCCCGGTGTTGATGTTATCGGCGGCAATATTGCCACGGCCGCAGCCGCGTTAGCGCTGGTTGAGCATGGTGCTGACGGCGTTAAAGTCGGTATCGGTCCGGGATCAATTTGCACTACGCGGATTGTTGCTGGCGTTGGCGTACCGCAAATCTCCGCTATCGCTAATGTCGCTGCGGCCCTCAAAGGTACGGGCGTTCCCGTCATCGCAGACGGTGGTGTACGCTTTTCTGGCGACATAGCCAAGGCGCTGGCTGCCGGGGCTTCCACCGTCATGATGGGTAGCATGTTTGCTGGTACAGAAGAAGCGCCGGGCGAAGTAATTCTGTTCCAGGGACGCAGCTACAAATCATATCGTGGCATGGGTAGTCTGGGCGCGATGTCGGATGGCTCCGCTGATCGTTACTTTCAGGATTCAGCGAGCAAAGCAGACAAGTTTGTACCGGAAGGCATCGAAGGTCGCGTACCTTACAAAGGCAGCGTCCTGACGATCCTGTATCAGATGATCGGCGGCGTTCGTTCGTCAATGGGTTATTGCGGTTGTGCCACGATTGAAGACCTGCAAAGTAAGGCTGAATTCGTGCAAATCACTTCAGCCGGTATGCGCGAATCGCACGTTCATGATGTGCAGATCACGAAGGAAGCGCCGAACTATCGGACGGAGTGA
- a CDS encoding NfeD family protein has product MAAWVGWLLLGGVLVLAELFTGTFYLLMVAVGMGAGAIAASFGISLEWQFVVAAIISVAGTVVVRRSRFGKRGRVNAARDRNVNLDIGQPIDIDVWQAKSINDDVANGEIFTARVKYRGALWDVELAPGEPAHAGQFIIQELRGSHLIVSSHSNK; this is encoded by the coding sequence ATGGCAGCTTGGGTAGGGTGGTTATTACTAGGCGGCGTCTTGGTTTTGGCAGAATTATTTACCGGCACTTTTTATTTATTAATGGTTGCCGTGGGTATGGGCGCAGGCGCCATCGCGGCATCGTTTGGAATTAGTTTGGAATGGCAATTTGTAGTCGCTGCAATTATATCGGTGGCGGGTACTGTAGTCGTTCGCCGCAGTCGCTTCGGTAAGCGGGGTAGGGTCAATGCGGCACGAGACCGTAATGTTAATTTGGACATCGGGCAACCCATCGATATTGATGTTTGGCAAGCCAAAAGCATTAATGACGATGTGGCCAATGGTGAAATTTTTACGGCACGAGTTAAATATCGTGGCGCGTTGTGGGATGTTGAATTGGCACCTGGAGAACCGGCTCACGCAGGGCAATTCATCATTCAGGAATTACGTGGCAGTCACTTAATTGTGAGCAGTCATTCAAATAAATAA
- the rnhB gene encoding ribonuclease HII, with amino-acid sequence MKPSINNLPLFDYDYANEIICGVDEAGRGPLAGPVFAAAVILDPARPIKGLRDSKKLTAERRELLAVQIKECALAWAIAECSEEEIDTLNILQASMLAMRRAVEGLSLLPTLALIDGNRCPVMAVRSEAIIKGDDKVQAISAASILAKTARDSALCVLHEQYPLYAFDQHKGYPTLLHMERLRLHGVSPVHRKSYAPVRALLKL; translated from the coding sequence TTGAAACCTTCTATTAATAATCTTCCTTTATTTGATTACGATTACGCTAACGAAATCATTTGCGGCGTGGATGAGGCCGGTCGCGGACCGCTGGCAGGTCCGGTTTTTGCCGCTGCCGTAATTCTCGACCCTGCGCGTCCTATAAAGGGCTTGCGCGACTCTAAAAAACTGACTGCTGAACGGCGCGAGTTATTGGCTGTGCAAATCAAGGAATGCGCTTTAGCTTGGGCGATCGCCGAATGTTCGGAAGAGGAAATCGATACGCTGAATATTTTGCAGGCCAGCATGCTCGCTATGCGGCGTGCCGTCGAAGGTTTGTCGTTGTTGCCGACATTAGCACTGATTGATGGTAATCGTTGTCCGGTAATGGCGGTACGCTCGGAAGCAATCATCAAAGGCGACGATAAGGTGCAAGCAATTTCGGCGGCATCGATACTGGCTAAAACTGCGCGTGATAGCGCGTTGTGCGTATTGCATGAGCAGTACCCGCTATATGCTTTTGATCAGCACAAAGGGTATCCAACCTTATTGCACATGGAGCGGTTACGGCTCCACGGCGTATCGCCGGTTCATCGCAAATCTTATGCGCCAGTACGGGCTTTGCTGAAACTTTAA